The Chloroflexota bacterium genome includes the window CTCCACCCCGAGCTGTGGCGCGGCGACCCTGATCTGGCGGAGCGCGGCCGGCGGCTGATGGAACGCTACCGAGCGCTCGGCTGCCGCCCGACCTACACCTGCGCTCCCTACCAGCTGGCCGAGTCACGACCCGGTCTCGGCGACCAGGTGGCGTGGGGGGAGTCGAACGCCATCGTCTTCGCCAACTCGGTGCTCGGCGCCCGGACCAATCGCTACGGGGACTTCCTGGACATCGCCGCGGCCGTCGTGGGGCGGGTCCCCGACGCCGGCCTGCATCGCACTGAGGAGCGGCGGGCCCAGGTGGTGATCCGCCTCGGGAACGACGTGCCGCCGGCGGTTCTGGACGACGACGGCCTGTACCCGGTCCTGGGGATCGTGGTGGGCCGAATCGCGGGCGGGCGAGTTGCCGCGCTTGACGGCCTGCCTCCCGGCGTCTCCGAGGACCGCTTGAAGGCGCTCGGGGCGGCCGCCGCGTCGTCGGGCGCGGTGGCCCTGGTCCACGTCATCGGCTCAACTCCGGAGGCGCCGACCCTGTCCGCCGCCCTCCAGGACGCCGAATCGGACGATGAGCGCACCATCGACATGGCCACTTTGAGGGCCGTCCGCGCCGAGCTCGGCGGCCACGGAGAGGGACGGATCGTGGCCGTGAGCCTGGGCACCCCGCACGCCTCGGCTGCCGAGCTGACCCGCATATCCGGGTTGCTGGACGGGCAGCACGTGGCCGAGGGGGTTGAGCTCCTCATCTCCACCGCCCGCGACACGCTGGCCCAGGCGGAGGCATCGGGCGTCGCGGACCGGTTGCGACTCGCGGGGGCCGAGCTGCTGGTCGACACCTGCTCGTACATCGCACCCATCCTGCGGGCGCCGCACGGGCCGGTCATGACCGACTCGGGCAAGTGGGCCTACTACGCGCCGGGCAACATCGGCGCGGAGGTCGTGCTGGGCAGCCAGGCCGACTGCGTCGCATCGGCGGTCGCGGGCCACGTCGTCCGCGATGCCATATGGGGGACGGCGTGAGCGGGCGGCTGATCGCGCCGGGCCGAGCCCGAGGGCCTGCCCTGGTCCTCGACGAGCCCCTGTCCCTGTGGGGCGGCCTGGATCCCGCGACGGGCCGGGTGATCGAGGTTCGCCACCCGCAGCATGGAGCGCGGGTCACGGGGCGGGTCCTGGTGCTGCCCGCCGCACGCGGCTCCTCGTCGTCCGCCAGCGTCCTGGCCGAGGCCATACGCGCCGGTACCGCGCCCGCCGCCATCGTGCTCGGGGAGCCGGACCTCATCCTGGCCCTTGGCGCCGCGGTCGCCGAGGAGCTGTACGGGGTCCAGATCCCGATCCTGGTGCTCCCGGCCGCTGACCTGGCCGCGATCCGGGATGGCGCGACCGTGACAATCGGTCCGGAAGGCGTGTCGGCGGTCTAGACTCCGGGGTCCGCGCACGGAGGAGATGGACCGATGGATGCCTGGGCCTCGCTGCAGGCGGAGGACCCTGAGATCTGGCAGGTCGTCCAGGACGAGGAGGCACGAGCCCGCTCGAACCTGGAGCTGATTGCGTCCGAGAGCTACCCGAGTCGGGCGGTGCTCGAGGCCACCGGCTCGGTCCTGACCGCCAAGTACGCCGAGGGCTACCCGGGCCGCCGCTACTACGGCGGATGCGAGGTCGTGGATCGAGCTGAGAACCTGGCCCGCGACCGCGCCCGACAGCTGTTCGGGGCCGAGCACGCCAACGTGCAGCCGCACGCCGGCGCCCAGGCCAACATGGCCGTCTTCCATGCCCTCCTGAAGCCGGGCGACACCGTCCTGGGGCTGGCGCTCGACCAGGGAGGCCATTTGACCCATGGCTCCCCGGTGAACTTCAGCGGGCAGTACTACCACTTCGTTCCGTATCACGTGGACCGAGTGACTCACATCATCGACCTGGATGAGGTGCGGACCCTGGCCCGCGAACACCGACCCAAGCTGATCGTCACCGGCGCCACCGCCTATCCGCGGCACTGGGACTTTGCGGCCTTCCGGGAGATCGCCGATGAGGTGGGGGCCATCCTGATGACCGACATGGCCCACTTCGCCGGCCTGGTGGCCGCCGGGGTGCATCCCAGCCCGGTGCCGCACGCCCAGGTGGTGACGACCACCACCCACAAGACCCTGCGCGGGCCGCGAGGGGCCATGATCCTGTGCACCGAGGCCCTGGCGAAGGATATCGACAGGGCCGTCTTCCCGGCCATCCAGGGTGGCCCGCTGATGCACGTCATCGCCGCCAAGGCGGTGGCCTTCGGCCAGGCCATGAGCGCCGAGTTTCGAGCCGATGCCGAGCGCACGGTCGAAAACGCGCGCGCCCTCGGCGCCGCGCTGGCCGAGCACGGCGCCTCTCTGGTCTCGGGCGGGACCGATACCCACCTGCTGCTGGTCGACGTGACGCCGTTCGGGGTGACCGGCAAGGAGGCCGACATGTCACTGGGCGAGGTCAGCATTACGGTGAACCGCAACACGATTCCCTACGACCCCAACCCGCCGATGGTGGCCAGCGGGATCCGGGTCGGGACGCCGTGCGTCACCGGTCGGGGGATGGGGCCGGACGAGATGGCGGAGATCGGTCGCCTGATCGTGGATGGGATCGCGGCCCGCGGAGACGCGGCGGCCCAGGCAGCCGTGCGGGCACGGGCCGTCGCGCTGGCCCAGCGATTCCCGGTCCCTGGCCTGGCGTGGACCCGCGCCTGAACGGCGCTATACTCGCGCCGGTTTCCGATCGCCCGAAGTCGAGCTGAAATGCAGCGAGGGACGAGCGCCGGGCCGGGCAGGATCCTGGGTGAGGTGACCCTGATCATGGCGGTCCCGATGCTCGGCGGCGTGGTCGCCGGTCTGCTCTTGGATGCGCAGGCTGGGACCTCGCCGATTTTCGTGCTCGGCGGCCTGGTGCTCGGCAGCCTGACCTCTGGAATCGGCATCTGGCTCTACATCCAGGTCCGTCGACCTCGGCCGCCGGACACCGATCCAGGGCATCAACTATGAACAACTGGGGAGTCGCCTTCGACCTGGGGATCCGACTCGGGGCTTCAGTGATGATCGGGCTGTTCGGCGGCCTGCTGCTGGACAGCGTGTTGGGTACCCGACCTGTGCTGATGCTGATGGGGACCGCGTTCGGGGTGGCGGCGGCGATGTGGACCATCTGGGACGTCGCGCGACGCGCGATGAAGAAGTAATTCAGCGCGGAAGGAGGTCGCAGCCTGGTTCACGTCGAGATCGCCGCGGAGCCGCTGTTCGCCCTCGGTCCGCTGACGGTGACCAACAGCATGGTGGGTGCCGTGCTGACCTCTGTCATCCTGCTCCTGGCAGCCGCTTGGTTCGTCCGTCGCGCCGAGCAAGTCCCCGGCCGTCTGCAGAGCCTGATCGAGCTGCCAATCGAGTGGATCTCGGGGATCGTCCGTGGGACCGGCGGCACACGCTGGGCCCAGTACGTCGGCCTGGTGGCGGCGATCTTCCTGTTCGTCCTGGTGGCCAACTGGATCGGGCTGCTCCCCGGCGTCGGGACGATTGGCATCGTCCACCACGACGAGCACGGCGAGGAGCTGCTGGTGCCACTCATCCGCGCCGCATCCGCCGACCTGAACTTGACCCTGGGGCTGGCCATCATCGCGTTCGTGGCCTTCGTCTACTTCGGAATCCGGGCCAACGGCGTGCGTGGCTACCTGAAGGAGCTTCTCATCGCCGAACCGGCGTACATGACCCCGCTCCTGACCCCGATCCATATCATCAGCGAGCTGTCACGGTTGATCAGCCTGTCGATGCGGCTCTTCGGGAACGTCTTCGCGGGGGAGGTGCTGCTGGCCACCATGCTGGCCCTGGCGCCGATCATCGTGCCGGTCGTGTTCCTGGGCCTGGAGCTCATCTTCGGCTTCGTGCAAGCCCTGGTCTTTGCGCTTCTGACCATGACCTACATCACCCTGGCCATCGCCGAGCATCGGCAACACGAGTCCCACACCGAAACGGCCTGACAACGGGCATGCTCCGCCCCCTCTCACGCGGAGCCAGAAGGAGGAATTGAACACCGTGGAATTCCAGCTACTCGCCGCCGGCCTGGCCATCGGCCTGGGCACCATCGGCCCGGGGATCGGCATCGGGATCGGCTTCAGCAAGGCCATGGAGGCCATCGGTCGGAACCCGGACGCTGCGGGCGCGATCTTCGTCCCGTACATCCTGGGCCTCGCCCTGACCGAAGCAATGGCCATCTATGCCCTGGTCATCGGTCTGATCCTGCTCTTCGCGGTCTAGGCTCACAGCCCAGTGGCATTCTTCGAGGCGTTCGGCGTCGACATCTGGAAGCTCGGCTTCCAGATCATCAACTTCCTGCTCCTGCTGTACCTGCTGAACCGGTTTCTGTTCAAGAGGGTCCTGCGGCTGCTGGACGATCGGCAGAGCCGGATCAGCCAGGGGCTGGAGGACGCTGAGACGGCCGCGCGGGACCGAGAGCTGGCACGTGCCGAGCGTGAGGCCGC containing:
- a CDS encoding aconitase X catalytic domain-containing protein, which gives rise to MEPSERALLEGDSRPGTALAMRLVVRAADVLGAERLIPIRAAHVDSCLYHGQATLDFVDRLVDGGAAVRVPTTLNVGAVDLLHPELWRGDPDLAERGRRLMERYRALGCRPTYTCAPYQLAESRPGLGDQVAWGESNAIVFANSVLGARTNRYGDFLDIAAAVVGRVPDAGLHRTEERRAQVVIRLGNDVPPAVLDDDGLYPVLGIVVGRIAGGRVAALDGLPPGVSEDRLKALGAAAASSGAVALVHVIGSTPEAPTLSAALQDAESDDERTIDMATLRAVRAELGGHGEGRIVAVSLGTPHASAAELTRISGLLDGQHVAEGVELLISTARDTLAQAEASGVADRLRLAGAELLVDTCSYIAPILRAPHGPVMTDSGKWAYYAPGNIGAEVVLGSQADCVASAVAGHVVRDAIWGTA
- a CDS encoding DUF126 domain-containing protein, which gives rise to MSGRLIAPGRARGPALVLDEPLSLWGGLDPATGRVIEVRHPQHGARVTGRVLVLPAARGSSSSASVLAEAIRAGTAPAAIVLGEPDLILALGAAVAEELYGVQIPILVLPAADLAAIRDGATVTIGPEGVSAV
- the glyA gene encoding serine hydroxymethyltransferase, which codes for MDAWASLQAEDPEIWQVVQDEEARARSNLELIASESYPSRAVLEATGSVLTAKYAEGYPGRRYYGGCEVVDRAENLARDRARQLFGAEHANVQPHAGAQANMAVFHALLKPGDTVLGLALDQGGHLTHGSPVNFSGQYYHFVPYHVDRVTHIIDLDEVRTLAREHRPKLIVTGATAYPRHWDFAAFREIADEVGAILMTDMAHFAGLVAAGVHPSPVPHAQVVTTTTHKTLRGPRGAMILCTEALAKDIDRAVFPAIQGGPLMHVIAAKAVAFGQAMSAEFRADAERTVENARALGAALAEHGASLVSGGTDTHLLLVDVTPFGVTGKEADMSLGEVSITVNRNTIPYDPNPPMVASGIRVGTPCVTGRGMGPDEMAEIGRLIVDGIAARGDAAAQAAVRARAVALAQRFPVPGLAWTRA
- a CDS encoding AtpZ/AtpI family protein is translated as MTLIMAVPMLGGVVAGLLLDAQAGTSPIFVLGGLVLGSLTSGIGIWLYIQVRRPRPPDTDPGHQL
- a CDS encoding AtpZ/AtpI family protein, yielding MNNWGVAFDLGIRLGASVMIGLFGGLLLDSVLGTRPVLMLMGTAFGVAAAMWTIWDVARRAMKK
- the atpB gene encoding F0F1 ATP synthase subunit A, which encodes MVGAVLTSVILLLAAAWFVRRAEQVPGRLQSLIELPIEWISGIVRGTGGTRWAQYVGLVAAIFLFVLVANWIGLLPGVGTIGIVHHDEHGEELLVPLIRAASADLNLTLGLAIIAFVAFVYFGIRANGVRGYLKELLIAEPAYMTPLLTPIHIISELSRLISLSMRLFGNVFAGEVLLATMLALAPIIVPVVFLGLELIFGFVQALVFALLTMTYITLAIAEHRQHESHTETA
- the atpE gene encoding ATP synthase F0 subunit C — encoded protein: MEFQLLAAGLAIGLGTIGPGIGIGIGFSKAMEAIGRNPDAAGAIFVPYILGLALTEAMAIYALVIGLILLFAV